From Homalodisca vitripennis isolate AUS2020 unplaced genomic scaffold, UT_GWSS_2.1 ScUCBcl_558;HRSCAF=2841, whole genome shotgun sequence, a single genomic window includes:
- the LOC124370830 gene encoding RNA polymerase-associated protein RTF1 homolog yields MVKRKNQVLIDSDSSDSEGSGSDLETELLSLAKKKKVKNSDDAESPVETTTPKATAAYSDSDTSSGSDDDWDAKGSKNSSKKKKKTKTAPKRTVSKSSSDEESGDEEPEKMNKSSEPEEGEVSDSEGSDSDSSDMSQEEFNDGYDENLMGDEEDQQRLAQMTEKEREQEIFKRIEQREVMKTRFEIEKKLRLAKKQEMKKKKGGHTVKKREEIMDHKERSKERKKTVEENRGKVDKKFVAMNLLKARREERREREEKEKQQKIELEKKKEDEEKVEVEGEEEDGEDASGSKTKLKASDIYSDDSGSGSDSEARERPNKARARSSSSSAHSSSDSESGSDNRSIASSKVKVKKSAILYHQKRS; encoded by the exons gaactTCTGTCTTTAGCAAAGAAGAAAAAAGTGAAGAATAGTGATGATGCTGAATCTCCAGTAGAAACTACAACCCCAAAAGCGACAGCAGCTTATTCTGATTCTGACACTTCTTCGGGCTCAGATGATGATTGGGATGCTAAGGGAAGCAAGAATTCaagcaaaaagaaaaagaaaacaaagacTGCTCCTAAAAGGACAGTTTCAAAGTCATCGTCTGATGAAGAATCAGGTGATGAAGAACCCGAAAAGATGAACAAGAGTTCCGAGCCGGAAGAAG GTGAAGTTTCTGACTCTGAAGGAAGTGACTCCGATTCGTCAGATATGAGTCAAGAGGAGTTCAACGATGGATATGATGAAAATTTAATGGGTGATGAAGAAGATCAACAAAGGTTAGCCCAGATGACAGAGAAAGAACGAGAACAAGAAATATTCAAACGTATAGAACAGCGTGAAGTTATGAAAACAAG GTTTGAAATCGAGAAAAAGCTACGGTTAGCTAAGAAACAagagatgaagaagaagaagggtGGTCATACAGTAAAGAAAAGGGAGGAAATCATGGACCATAAAGAAAGAAGCAAGGAGAGAAAAAAGACTGTTGAAGAAAATAGAGGAAAAGTTGATAAAAAATTTGTTGCTATGAATTTGTTGAAGGCTCGGCGAGAAGAAAGAAGAGAGCGAG AGGAGAAAGAGAAGCAACAGAAGATCGAGTTGGAGAAGAAAAAAGAGGACGAAGAGAAAGTAGAGGTAGAGGGTGAAGAGGAAGATGGGGAGGATGCGTCCGGGAGCAAGACCAAACTAAAGGCATCGGATATCTACAGCGATGATAGTGGCAGTGGTTCGGACAGTGAAGCGAGAGAGCGTCCCAATAAGGCGAGAGCGAGGAGTAGTTCAAGCTCTGCACACAGCTCCTCGGATTCTGAGTCGGGCTCTGACAATAG GTCTATTGCAAGTTCCAAAGTGAAGGTGAAAAAAAGTGCAATTTTATATCATCAAAAGAGGAGCTAA